One genomic segment of Naumovozyma castellii chromosome 9, complete genome includes these proteins:
- the OPY1 gene encoding Opy1p (ancestral locus Anc_3.392), whose protein sequence is MSLDKEHEVLVSSYLTGLHIPAAHHPHSPPTPKLIFPRKLNLPHKKHVLWCVLRRNQFSYYKDEQEREALYVVPGDMILNLKVQKEDGTLSLYSTDTTLTFRFLEHTTQEKWVKAIDEFMRCKRESEEAGSDSDDEKISMDDKDICENEEDRRRSEITVEESPGHDEEFYTTFDPSTKEHCIKKGTISVRVKRVRFNRKKWKLFRVELTNRWFKLYSLKSGALKRQIDLNKVVDCVEGPSLPSELDTAFVLITLNERVQLRPDTEQEMVDWIISLKSTILVREKLTGTH, encoded by the coding sequence ATGTCTTTAGACAAGGAACACGAAGTGCTAGTGTCCAGTTACCTCACGGGACTGCACATCCCAGCGGCACACCACCCACACTCGCCACCAACCCCCAAATTGATCTTCCCCCGCAAATTGAACCTGCCCCACAAGAAACATGTATTGTGGTGTGTATTGCGCAGAAACCAGTTCAGTTATTACAAGGATGAGCAGGAAAGGGAGGCCTTGTATGTAGTTCCCGGTGatatgattttgaatttaaaagtGCAAAAGGAGGATGGTACATTGAGTCTGTACTCGACGGACACGACGCTGACCTTCAGGTTTCTGGAACATACCACACAAGAGAAGTGGGTCAAGGCCATTGACGAGTTTATGAGGTGCAAGAGGGAGTCCGAGGAAGCAGGATCTGATTCCGACGATGAGAAGATTTCCATGGATGATAAGGATATATGTGAGAATGAAGAGGATAGGAGACGATCTGAGATCACTGTGGAGGAAAGTCCGGGCCATGATGAAGAGTTCTATACGACATTTGATCCGTCTACAAAAGAGCATTGTATCAAAAAGGGTACGATCTCTGTTAGGGTGAAACGGGTGCGGTTCAATAGAAAGAAGTGGAAGTTGTTTAGAGTGGAACTGACCAATAGATGGTTCAAACTGTACTCCCTCAAGAGTGGGGCGCTGAAGAGGCAgattgatttgaataaagtGGTGGATTGCGTGGAGGGGCCCTCTTTGCCCTCGGAGTTGGACACAGCGTTTGTGCTCATCACCTTGAATGAACGAGTGCAATTGCGACCGGACACAGAACAGGAGATGGTAGACTGGATTATCAGCTTGAAGAGCACCATCCTAGTGAGGGAGAAGCTGACTGGTACACACTAG
- the VMA2 gene encoding H(+)-transporting V1 sector ATPase subunit B (ancestral locus Anc_3.388) produces MVLSDKELFDLNKKAVEQGFKIKPRLNYNTVSGVNGPLVILEKVKFPRYNEIVNLTLPDGTIRQGQVLEVRGDRAIVQVFEGTSGIDVKKTRVEFTGENLKIPVSEDTLGRIFDGSGRPIDNGPKVFAEDYLDINGSPINPYARIYPEEMISTGVSAIDTMNSIARGQKIPIFSASGLPHNEIAAQICRQAGLVRPTKDVHDGHEENFSIVFAAMGVNLETARFFKQDFEENGSLERTSLFLNLANDPTIERIITPRLALTTAEYLAYQTDRHVLTILTDMSSYADALREVSAAREEVPGRRGYPGYMYTDLSTIYERAGRVEGRNGSITQIPILTMPNDDITHPIPDLTGYITEGQISVDRQLHNKGIYPPINVLPSLSRLMKSAIGEGMTRKDHGDVSNQLYAKYAIGRDAAAMKAVVGEEALSIEDKLSLEFLEKFEKTFISQGAYENRTVFESLDQAWSLLRIYPKEMLNRISPKILDEFYDRARDEDEDEDDEDVEADNTDSRPSASVEPTESLI; encoded by the coding sequence ATGGTGCTATCCGACAAAGAACTGTTCGACTTGAACAAGAAGGCTGTGGAACAAGGGTTCAAGATTAAACCAAGACTAAACTACAACACCGTCAGCGGTGTCAATGGGCCCCTAGtcattttggaaaaggTTAAATTTCCCCGTTACAACGAAATTGTTAACTTGACCCTACCGGATGGGACCATCAGACAAGGTCAAGTCCTAGAAGTGAGAGGTGATAGAGCCATCGTGCAAGTCTTTGAAGGGACTTCCGGTATCGATGTCAAGAAGACTCGTGTGGAATTCACTGGTGAGAACTTGAAAATCCCAGTCTCTGAAGATACTTTAGGTAGAATCTTTGACGGGTCAGGTAGACCCATCGATAACGGTCCTAAAGTCTTTGCTGAAGATTACCTTGACATTAACGGGTCCCCGATCAATCCATATGCAAGAATTTACCCTGAAGAAATGATCTCCACCGGTGTTTCTGCCATCGATACCATGAACTCCATTGCTCGTGGTCAAAAGATTCCTATTTTCTCTGCTTCTGGGTTGCCTCATAATGAAATCGCTGCTCAAATTTGTAGACAAGCTGGGTTGGTGAGACCTACTAAGGATGTCCATGATGGtcatgaagaaaatttctcCATTGTTTTCGCAGCCATGGGTGTCAATTTGGAAACTGCtagatttttcaaacaagattttgaagaaaatgggTCTCTAGAGAGAACTTCCcttttcttaaatttgGCTAATGATCCAAccattgaaagaattattacTCCAAGATTAGCATTAACCACTGCAGAATATTTAGCCTATCAAACGGATCGTCACGTCTTGACCATTTTAACAGATATGTCCTCTTATGCAGATGCTTTAAGAGAAGTTTCTGCCGCCAGAGAAGAAGTGCCAGGTAGAAGAGGGTACCCAGGTTATATGTATACAGATTTATCCACCATTTACGAAAGAGCTGGTAGAGTGGAAGGTCGTAATGGGTCCATTACTCAAATTCCAATCTTAACCATGCCCAACGATGATATTACACATCCTATTCCGGATTTGACTGGTTATATTACCGAGGGACAAATTTCTGTGGATCGTCAGTTGCATAACAAGGGTATATATCCTCCAATTAATGTCTTGCCCTCATTAAGTagattaatgaaatctGCCATCGGGGAAGGGATGACAAGAAAGGATCATGGTGATGTTTCCAATCAATTGTATGCCAAGTATGCCATTGGTAGAGATGCAGCAGCCATGAAAGCCGTGGTGGGTGAAGAAGCTTTGtccattgaagataaattatCTTTGGAATTCTTGGAGAAGTTTGAAAAGACTTTCATTTCACAAGGTGCTTACGAGAACAGAACagtttttgaaagtttGGACCAAGCATGGAGTTTGTTAAGAATCTACCCTAAGGAAATGTTGAACAGAATATCTCCAAAGATTCTGGACGAGTTCTACGATAGAGCCAGagacgaagatgaagacgaGGATGACGAGGACGTGGAGGCTGACAACACCGACTCGAGACCCAGTGCCAGCGTGGAACCCACTGAATCCCTGATCTGA
- the TPS1 gene encoding alpha,alpha-trehalose-phosphate synthase (UDP-forming) TPS1 (ancestral locus Anc_3.386), whose protein sequence is MLSNPSSSQAAQMTQQLDKPAATTASSNIIVVSNRLPVTITKDATTGKYSYKMSSGGLVTGLQGLKKTSSFQWYGWPGLEVPDDEKEQVRRDLKEQFNAIPVFLSDEVADLHYNGFSNSILWPLFHYHPGEITFDENAWLAYNEANKTFADVIAENVKDDDLVWVHDYHLMLVPEMLRAEFNRRKLRDVKLGWFLHTPFPSSEIYRILPVRQEILKGVLSCDLVGFHTYDYARHFLSAVQRVLNVNTLPNGVEYNGHFVNVGAFPIGIDVDKFTVGLKKPEVIQRIEDLKKKFKGCKIIVGVDRLDYIKGVPQKLHAMEVFLQEHPEWVGKVVLVQLAIPSRGDVEEYQYLRSVVNELVGRINGQFGTIEFVPIHFMHRSIPFEELISLYAVSDVCLVSSTRDGMNLVSYEYIACQEEKKGSLILSEFAGAAQSMNGALIVNPWNTDQLCESINEALTLPDEKKAANWEKLYKYISKYTSAFWGENFVHELRSSVGDNVQTLGTKDVY, encoded by the coding sequence atGCTTTCCAACCCATCAAGCAGTCAAGCAGCACAAATGACACAGCAATTGGATAAACCAGCAGCAACTACAGCGTCAAGTAACATCATTGTCGTCTCGAACAGACTCCCAGTGACGATCACCAAGGACGCCACCACGGGCAAGTACTCCTACAAGATGTCATCTGGGGGGCTAGTCACAGGGTTACAGGGGCTTAAGAAGACCTCTTCGTTCCAATGGTACGGATGGCCCGGTCTGGAAGTACCCGATGATGAGAAGGAACAAGTCAGGAGGGATCTGAAGGAGCAATTCAACGCCATCCCCGTGTTCTTGAGTGACGAAGTGGCAGATTTACATTATAATGGGTTCTCCAACTCTATTCTATGGCCCTTGTTCCATTACCACCCTGGTGAAATTACATTTGATGAGAATGCCTGGTTGGCTTACAACGAAGCTAATAAGACGTTTGCAGATGTCATTGCCGAGAATGTGAAGGATGACGATCTCGTTTGGGTGCACGATTACCATTTGATGTTGGTCCCTGAGATGTTGAGGGCCGAGTTCAACAGAAGGAAGTTGAGGGACGTTAAATTAGGATGGTTCTTGCATACTCCGTTCCCCTCGAGTGAAATTTACAGGATCTTACCTGTGAGACAGGAGATCTTAAAGGGTGTGTTGAGTTGTGACCTGGTCGGGTTCCACACCTATGATTATGCAAGACATTTCCTCTCCGCTGTGCAGAGAGTGTTGAATGTGAATACGTTACCCAATGGGGTGGAATACAATGGTCATTTCGTCAATGTGGGTGCGTTCCCCATTGGGATTGACGTGGATAAGTTCACCGTGGGATTAAAGAAGCCAGAGGTTATTCAAAGgattgaagatttgaagaaaaagttTAAAGGTTGCAAGATTATTGTTGGTGTGGATAGATTAGATTACATTAAGGGTGTTCCTCAAAAATTACACGCTATGGAGGTGTTCCTTCAAGAACACCCTGAATGGGTAGGTAAAGTGGTCCTTGTGCAATTGGCCATCCCCAGTCGTGGTGACGTGGAAGAGTACCAATACTTGAGATCCGTCGTCAACGAGTTGGTCGGTAGAATCAACGGTCAATTCGGTACCATAGAATTCGTTCCCATCCATTTCATGCATAGAAGTATCCCCTTCGAAGAACTAATCTCATTGTATGCTGTCAGTGACGTATGTCTGGTTTCATCCACGAGAGATGGTATGAACTTGGTATCGTACGAATACATCGCATGTCAAGAGGAGAAGAAGGGGTCCTTAATCCTGAGTGAATTCGCCGGTGCTGCACAATCCATGAATGGGGCCCTCATTGTGAACCCCTGGAACACGGACCAATTGTGTGAGTCCATCAACGAGGCCTTGACGCTACCTGACGAGAAGAAAGCCGCCAACTGGGAGAAACTGTACAAATATATATCCAAATACACCTCGGCTTTCTGGGGGGAGAACTTTGTGCACGAGTTGCGCAGCAGTGTGGGGGACAACGTGCAGACTCTGGGTACCAAGGACGTGTACTAG
- the PTC4 gene encoding type 2C protein phosphatase PTC4 (ancestral locus Anc_3.385), with translation MGQLLSHPLTEKTIDYNDYQHRVSPQLSTLVPRFYNCVGSMQGYRLTQEDAHLVLNEESIMQVKFYNPFKETTQKLILSVFAVFDGHGGEDCSNFISGGGSNPKNGLAKWISYSFENHKYGAWKGDGPVNNSNGQRKFRTLQGLISQVIKDAFLLQDNELYKYFFNSSCGSTAIVTIIINGEYMYVANCGDSRCILSSKGNGVKTMSFDHKPQHIGELIRINDNGGTVSLGRVGGVLALSRAFGDFQFKRGVTYSYAKNKPKFHNVTHNGNTPAQESQVTAEPDVVMHKIDYKKDEFLILACDGIWDVYSNKQLCKFVKFHLTAGVKLDGIVTKMLDHGIAQANSSTGVGFDNMTVIIIALNKSGESLSDWYTKMKIRLEREKGLI, from the coding sequence atgggTCAACTACTCTCTCATCCATTAACCGAAAAGACCATAGACTACAACGACTACCAGCATCGTGTCTCGCCGCAATTGAGCACCTTGGTGCCCCGATTTTACAACTGTGTCGGGTCCATGCAGGGTTATAGATTGACACAAGAAGATGCGCATCTGGTGCTCAACGAGGAAAGTATCATGCAAGTGAAGTTTTATAACCCGTTCAAGGAGACCACTCAGAAGTTGATATTGAGTGTATTTGCCGTGTTTGATGGTCACGGAGGGGAAGATTGTTCCAATTTTATCAGTGGAGGTGGTTCCAACCCAAAGAATGGACTGGCTAAATGGATCTCTTATAGTTTTGAAAACCACAAGTATGGTGCTTGGAAGGGTGATGGGCCAGTCAACAATAGCAATGGACAAAGGAAGTTTAGAACTCTACAGGGATTGATAAGTCAAGTCATTAAGGATGCATTTCTACTTCAAGATAATGAATTgtacaaatattttttcaatagttcGTGTGGTTCCACCGCCATAGTGACGATAATTATAAATGGTGAATACATGTATGTTGCCAATTGTGGGGATTCCCGATGTATACTTTCATCCAAGGGCAATGGTGTCAAGACCATGTCGTTTGATCATAAACCACAACATATCGGAGAATTAATTCGTATAAATGATAATGGTGGGACCGTATCATTGGGGAGAGTCGGTGGTGTACTAGCGTTAAGTAGGGCATTTGGtgatttccaatttaagAGAGGAGTCACGTATTCGTATGCAAAGAACAAGCCAAAATTTCATAATGTAACACATAATGGGAACACACCAGCACAGGAATCGCAAGTAACAGCAGAACCAGATGTGGTGATGCACAAGATCGATTATAAGAAGGACGAGTTCTTAATACTAGCATGTGATGGGATATGGGATGTTTATAGTAACAAACAACTTTGTAAATTTGTCAAGTTCCATCTGACTGCAGGGGTGAAATTGGATGGGATAGTGACCAAGATGTTGGATCATGGTATAGCACAGGCAAATAGCAGTACAGGGGTGGGGTTTGACAACATGACTGTAATCATCATAGCCCTGAACAAGTCTGGAGAGTCCCTTTCAGATTGGTACacgaaaatgaaaatacGTCTGGAGAGAGAGAAGGGATTGATCTAA
- the TFC1 gene encoding transcription factor TFIIIC subunit TFC1 (ancestral locus Anc_3.384): MSITQDNSDSVSRESPSIVDEPSSSGVLAKEYTLDIPRIPSLELPLHVSAEQSSIQKAVTMCGGIRKVKEAFREGGNVESQNGLELYLNEGKNPDGTSLFFNEHSITGKRVPFRDDSIILKITMPRGTMEKNRNNIQQSLASLDSKQYRVTPVGIVNNTIKFREMSDFQVRLDNVPSANEFKDSFETLDWSNFKKFVQSVPDNDSRPFENINNLILDRTSACPSTDFQLPPPPKLSMVGYPLLYKYKGNPLATKKSDGKAEVKAAYIKNYQLFLHTLDKDTKPPTEPHQLLQKDYNEAKRTGTYPGSKPDSKFYEYLEECITILKKLFEKRPIWIKRHIDGIIPKKIYHTLKIALALVSYRFSMGPWRNTYIKFGIDPRSSSEYAQYQTEYFKIERKLLQNPMVKKNIPEPPELCFQSNVPDGIDTRFKLDGTQVPWYLMLQIDLLVDEHNIREVYNQVEYLDKPNELTGWFKELDLVKMRRIVKYELGCMVQGNYEFNQYRLKYFKSMGFVKESMIPGQGGKEDADGDIDMEKEGTSNENKEASSDIEDDNGVATGEADDLALEDEEAENYDKVMVTAGGEEEENMQGEVDAGEDEGKPVFDVSEASFQEIMQHIAKFDPESALKLQRTLDGLVQETKLSEGL, encoded by the coding sequence ATGTCTATCACACAGGATAACAGTGACTCAGTGTCTCGGGAAAGCCCCAGTATCGTAGATGAACCCTCATCGTCGGGCGTGCTCGCCAAGGAATACACTCTCGACATCCCTAGAATACCTAGTTTAGAACTCCCATTACATGTTTCAGCGGAACAATCAAGCATTCAGAAGGCTGTTACGATGTGCGGTGGTATTAGGAAGGTGAAAGAAGCCTTTAGAGAAGGCGGTAACGTGGAGTCGCAGAATGGGTTGGAActttatttaaatgaaGGGAAGAACCCTGATGGGACTTCattgttcttcaatgaacATTCCATCACTGGTAAGAGAGTTCCCTTCAGAGATGATTCTATTATTCTAAAGATTACAATGCCCAGGGGGACTATGGAAAAGAATAGGAATAACATTCAACAATCATTAGCTTCATTGGATTCCAAACAGTATAGAGTGACACCAGTGGGGATCGTGAATAATACCATTAAATTTAGAGAAATGTCGGATTTCCAAGTGAGGTTGGATAATGTGCCATCTGCTAACGAATTTAAAGATAGTTTTGAAACTTTAGATTGGTcgaatttcaagaaattcgTTCAATCAGTTCCAGACAATGACTCAAGAccatttgaaaatattaataatttgatctTGGATAGAACAAGTGCATGCCCCAGTACTGATTTCCAactaccaccaccaccaaaaTTATCCATGGTGGGATACCCATTATTATACAAATATAAGGGAAATCCGCTGGCCACTAAGAAATCTGATGGTAAGGCAGAAGTGAAAGCGGCATATATCAAGAATtatcaattgtttcttcatACGTTAGATAAAGATACAAAACCTCCCACAGAGCCACATCAGTTACTTCAAAAGGATTATAATGAAGCTAAAAGAACCGGGACATACCCAGGTAGTAAACCTGATTCAAAATTCTATGAGTATTTGGAAGAATGTATCACAATCCttaagaaattatttgaaaagaggCCTATTTGGATTAAGAGACACATTGATGGTATCATCCCGAAAAAGATATACCATACTTTGAAGATTGCTTTAGCATTAGTATCCTATAGGTTTTCCATGGGACCCTGGAGAAACACATACATTAAATTTGGCATTGATCCCAGAAGTTCCAGTGAATATGCACAATATCAAACGGAGTATTTCAagattgaaagaaaattattacaGAATCCAATggtgaagaaaaatatcCCAGAACCCCCAGAACTTTGCTTCCAATCTAATGTTCCTGATGGTATTGATACCAGATTCAAGCTTGACGGTACGCAGGTTCCATGGTATCTAATGTTACAAATTGATTTGTTGGTGGACGAACATAACATTCGGGAGGTGTATAATCAAGTGGAGTATCTGGATAAACCCAATGAATTGACAGGATGGTTTAAAGAATTGGATTTGGTTAAGATGAGAAGAATCGTCAAATATGAATTGGGTTGCATGGTGCAGGGCAACTACGAATTCAACCAGTATagattgaaatattttaaatcaATGGGATTTGTTAAGGAGTCAATGATACCAGGTCAAGGAGGGAAGGAGGATGCTGATGGAGATATAGATATGGAAAAGGAAGGTACGAGTAATGAGAACAAGGAGGCGTCATCggatattgaagatgataatggtGTGGCCACGGGAGAAGCCGATGACCTTGCGctggaagatgaagaagctgaaaaTTATGACAAGGTTATGGTCACTGCGGgtggagaagaagaagagaacaTGCAAGGAGAAGTAGATGCGGGCGAAGATGAAGGTAAGCCGGTGTTCGATGTTTCAGAGGCGtcattccaagaaattatgCAGCATATCGCCAAATTTGACCCTGAGTCTGCGCTAAAACTCCAAAGAACCTTAGACGGTCTTGTTCAAGAAACCAAGCTGTCTGAAGGGTTGTAA
- the MRPL36 gene encoding mitochondrial 54S ribosomal protein bL31m (ancestral locus Anc_3.383) codes for MLNFMRSLVTKRCASTGAYPGSTRISLPKRPMKKIRVGKARPAIYHQFNVKIEMSDGSVVLRRSQFPKDEIRLIQDQRNNPLWNPSRTDLVVLDANAGSSLDKFKQRYSSIFTLEDDSKQQEVPSPSKKEPISTKTTEEDAKIEPESELSDQDVFAADDYLSILDDNSQQIKTGKLAMKKKPKKK; via the coding sequence ATGCTGAATTTTATGCGTTCCCTAGTGACGAAGAGGTGTGCCTCCACAGGAGCATACCCTGGATCCACCAGAATCTCCTTACCAAAGAGaccaatgaaaaaaatccGTGTTGGGAAGGCAAGACCCGCCATATACCACCAATTTAACGTAAAGATAGAAATGAGTGATGGTAGTGTTGTTCTTCGAAGATCACAATTTCCTAAGGATGAAATAAGACTGATTCAAGATCAAAGGAACAATCCCTTATGGAATCCAAGCAGAACCGATTTGGTGGTACTAGACGCGAATGCAGGAAGTAGTCTGgataaattcaaacaaaGATACAGCTCAATATTTACATTAGAGGATGATTCTAAACAACAGGAAGTTCCATCTCCAAGCAAAAAGGAACCAATTTCAACGAAAACGACCGAAGAAGATGCGAAAATTGAACCTGAATCTGAACTTAGCGACCAGGACGTTTTTGCTGCCGATGATTATCTATCGATATTAGATGATAATTCTCAACAGATTAAGACGGGTAAACTTGccatgaagaagaagccaaagaagaaatag
- the GRS1 gene encoding glycine--tRNA ligase (ancestral locus Anc_3.381), whose product MSVEEVNKARTTVPFTREQLESVLRGRFFYAPAFELYGGVSGLYDYGPPGCAFQANIVDVWRKHFILEEDMLEVDCTMLTPYEVLKTSGHVDKFSDWMCRDLKTGEIFRADHLVEEVLEARLKGDKEARGVVEDANASAQADADKKKRKKKVKQIKAVKLEDAVVEEYECVLAKIDGYSGEQLGELMVKYNIGNPVTGEPLEPPKAFNLMFETAIGPSGQLKGYLRPETAQGQFLNFNKLLEFNNGKTPFASASIGKSFRNEISPRAGLLRVREFLMAEIEHFVDPLDKSHPKFDEIKDIELSFLPRDIQEAGKTEPIVMTVGEAVSSKMVDNETLGYFIARIYQFLMKIGVDSTKLRFRQHMANEMAHYAADCWDGELKTSYGWIECVGCADRSAFDLTVHSKRTGEKLVVRQKLETPIEVTQWEIDLTKKLFGPKFRKDAPKVEKILLNLSQEELAAKAEELKSNGKIAFQVEGIEGTVELDDKFVTIEKRTKVEHVREFVPNVIEPSFGIGRIIYSIFEHSFWNRPEDAARGVLSFPPLVAPTKVLLVPLSTHKDLQPVTKEVSKILRKAQIPFKVDDSGVSIGKRYARNDELGTPFGITIDFESAKDGSVTLRERDSTKQVRGSVEEIINAIREITYSGVSWEEGTKNLKPFVSQAETAAE is encoded by the coding sequence ATGAGTGTCGAAGAAGTCAATAAAGCTAGAACTACAGTTCCTTTCACCAGAGAACAATTAGAAAGTGTCCTTAGAGGTAGATTTTTCTACGCCCCAGCTTTCGAATTATACGGTGGTGTCTCCGGTCTATATGATTATGGTCCACCAGGTTGTGCATTCCAAGCTAACATTGTTGACGTCTGGAGAAAGCATTTTATcttagaagaagatatgTTAGAAGTCGATTGTACCATGTTAACTCCATATGAAGTTTTGAAGACCTCCGGTCATGTCGACAAATTTTCTGATTGGATGTGTAGAGATTTAAAGACTGGTGAAATCTTCAGAGCTGATCATTTGGTTGAAGAAGTCCTTGAAGCTCGTTTGAAGGGTGACAAGGAAGCTAGAGGTGTTGTTGAAGATGCCAATGCCTCTGCGCAAGCGGATGCcgacaagaagaagagaaagaagaaggttaAGCAAATCAAGGCCGTTAAATTGGAGGATGCCGTTGTCGAGGAGTATGAATGTGTTTTGGCCAAGATTGATGGTTACTCTGGTGAGCAATTGGGTGAATTGATGGTTAAATATAACATTGGTAATCCAGTCACTGGTGAACCACTGGAACCACCAAAAGCTTTCAATTTAATGTTTGAAACCGCCATTGGTCCATCCGGTCAATTGAAAGGTTATTTGAGACCTGAAACTGCACAAGGTCAATTCTTGAActtcaataaattattggaattcaataatggtaaGACCCCATTTGCATCCGCCTCCATTGGTAAGTCATTcagaaatgaaatttctccAAGAGCTGGTTTATTAAGAGTTCGTGAATTTTTGATGGCTGAAATTGAACATTTCGTGGATCCATTAGATAAATCACATCCAAAATTCGATGAAATTAAGGACATTGAACTTTCATTCTTGCCTCGTGATATCCAAGAGGCCGGTAAGACTGAGCCAATCGTTATGACTGTTGGTGAAGCTGTTTCTTCTAAGATGgttgataatgaaactTTAGGTTATTTCATTGCtagaatttatcaattctTAATGAAAATTGGTGTAGATTCAACAAAATTGAGATTCCGTCAACACATGGCTAACGAAATGGCTCATTATGCTGCTGATTGTTGGGATGGTGAATTGAAGACATCCTACGGTTGGATTGAATGTGTCGGTTGTGCTGATAGATCAGCTTTCGATTTGACCGTTCATTCTAAGAGAACTGGTGAAAAACTAGTTGTTAGACAAAAGTTGGAAACTCCAATTGAAGTCACTCAATGGGAAATCGATTTGactaaaaaattatttggaCCAAAATTCAGAAAGGATGCTCCAAAAGTGGAGAAAATCTTATTAAACTTATCTCAAGAGGAACTTGCCGCTAAGgctgaagaattgaaatccAATGGTAAGATTGCATTCCAAGTGGAAGGTATTGAAGGTACTGTTGAATTAGATGACAAGTTTGTCACTATTGAGAAGAGAACAAAGGTTGAACACGTCAGAGAGTTCGTTCCTAACGTTATTGAACCATCTTTCGGTATTGGTCGTATCATTTACTCTATTTTTGAACATTCTTTCTGGAACAGACCAGAAGATGCTGCCAGAGGTGTTCTATCTTTCCCACCATTAGTTGCTCCAACTAAGGTCTTGTTAGTCCCATTATCAACTCACAAGGACTTGCAACCTGTTACTAAGGAAGTTTCTAAGATTTTAAGAAAGGCACAAATTCCATTTAAGGTTGACGATTCTGGTGTTTCCATTGGTAAGAGATATGCTCgtaatgatgaattaggTACCCCATTCGGTATTAccattgattttgaatccGCTAAGGATGGTTCTGTCACTTTGAGAGAGAGAGACTCAACTAAGCAAGTCAGAGGTTCAGTGGAAGAAATCATCAATGCCATTCGTGAAATTACTTACAGTGGTGTTTCTTGGGAAGAAGGTACTAAGAACTTAAAGCCATTTGTCTCTCAAGCTGAAACAGCTGCTGAGTAA
- the CBP6 gene encoding Cbp6p (ancestral locus Anc_3.380): MSANQSVKEGAKQLLKVLERFPDERIKHLVSFKQLQMDRFRYLSGEKAATGTDSTATSKGPTIADIKNIINRTSGPLGLQKDLLKKMQSITPNDRFTEQSIQEQIKSLENIMSNKYKNYYEVGDKLYKPAGNPFYYQRIMDEIQGKKKENIFTAARTVLFGK, from the coding sequence ATGTCAGCTAATCAAAGTGTAAAAGAGGGAGCTAAACAATTGCTAAAAGTATTGGAGCGATTCCCTGATGAACGGATCAAGCATTTGGTATCCTTTAAACAACTCCAGATGGATAGATTTAGATACCTTTCGGGAGAGAAGGCAGCAACCGGCACAGACTCCACAGCTACTTCAAAAGGGCCAACTATTGCTGATATAAAGAACATTATTAATAGAACCTCCGGACCCCTAGGTTTGCAGAAAGAtcttctgaagaaaatgcaAAGTATAACACCAAATGACCGGTTCACTGAACAAAGTatacaagaacaaataaaATCATTAGAGAATATTATGagtaataaatataaaaattattaCGAAGTGGGTGATAAGCTATACAAGCCTGCTGGAAACCCATTTTATTACCAAAGAATTATGGATGAAATTCAgggaaagaagaaggaaaatatattcacAGCTGCAAGGACGGTTTTGTTCGGTAAATAG